The following proteins come from a genomic window of Malus domestica chromosome 02, GDT2T_hap1:
- the LOC103400142 gene encoding uncharacterized protein yields MAAEEDVDLSTLKSQLGQTREPWKQEIEQRQSQVDVLQTKLMEVKLCIEGSEEDSKKELEVLWRRVKTTATVLTYLKSKARVMAVPHLAHTSCGIKQLEGVGLVDKNGTPLSGWSRNVDLTSFDSLDEEIWVGISNQHDPLDEQDAAYIGELLKSVQMVTDVMEALVKRVLLAESETAIEKEKVTFGQEEIKKKSVQIENMTVKLEEMERFALGTNGILNEMRQRVEDLVEETTRQRLRAAENEQELCRVKRDFESLKSYVSSLITVRETLLSSEKQFQTIERLFERLVAKTTQLEGEKIQKETEVQKLMEENVKLSALLDKKEAQLLAMNEQCKVMALSASNI; encoded by the exons ATGGCAGCAGAGGAAGATGTTGACTTGTCAACCTTGAAGTCTCAGCTGGGTCAAACACGTGAACCGTGGAAGCAGGAGATAGAACAGCGCCAATCCCAAGTGGATGTTTTACAAACAAAGCTTATGGAGGTAAAGCTTTGCATAGAGGGGTCCGAGGAAGATTCAAAAAAAGAATTAGAGGTTCTTTGGCGGAGAGTTAAAACTACTGCAACTGTGTTAACATACTTGaaatcaaaagcaagagtaATGGCTGTTCCGCATTTAGCACATACATCATGCGGCATCAAACAATTAGAAGGGGTGGGCCTTGTTGATAAAAATGGTACACCGTTGTCTGGTTGGTCTAGGAATGTTGATCTCACTTCCTTTGATAGTCTAGATGAAGAGATTTGGGTTGGGATTAGCAACCAACATGATCCTCTGGATGAACAAGATGCGGCTTATATTGGTGAACTTCTTAAATCTGTTCAGATGGTTACGGATGTAATGGAAGCTCTTGTCAAGAGAGTTTTACTGGCAGAATCTGAAACTGCAATTGAGAAGGAGAAGGTGACTTTTGGTCaggaagaaattaaaaaaaagtcagTTCAAATTGAGAACATGACTGTGAAGTTAGAGGAGATGGAACGCTTCGCTCTAGGAACAAATGGTATTTTAAATGAAATGCGGCAGAGAGTTGAGGATTTGGTTGAAGAAACTACTAGACAGCGGCTACGAGCTGCAGAAAACGAACAGGAGCTTTGTCGTGTGAAGCGGGACTTTGAGTCTCTCAAATCATATGTCAGCAGTCTTATCACTGTGCGAGAAACTCTGCTTTCATCAGAGAAGCAGTTTCAAACTATAGAGAGACTGTTTGAGCG GCTAGTTGCAAAAACAACACAGTTAGAGGGTGAGAAAATCCAGAAAGAGACCGAAGTTCAGAAACTTATGGAAGAAAATGTGAAGCTGAGCGCTCTTCTTGACAAGAAAGAGGCCCAACTTCTGGCCATGAATGAACAATGCAAGGTCATGGCTTTGAGTGCTTCAAACATCTAA